AGATCACTGAGATACCACGCCGCAGTTTAGCGTGAATATCCCACTCAGACACGTTGTAATAACTCCGCACAGActagtccttgttgtacccattaatacCGAGAGCTGGGAAGGGACCCacaaataccatattttaacgtctttttgAGCTTTAttgattacaacttcttgtttattacgttgagcgacgtttcgatgtagattctcacatcgttttcaagctaaatgtgaatacaaccaaatagtgagaagcttatatacatggtatgttaTGACAAACAGcggattgaaaataacaacaGCATGTGATAGAGTAAACGAGTGGTACATAATTGGAGGAGGCCAGTAGATGACTAAGACAACAAAGAGCACTAGTGATGAAGCCAGTGAGTGGGATGAGTAGTAACAACAGACACAATGCTTAGATAGTTTATGGTTTGATCAGTTCTTCATAGGTCGATGGTAAAGCGGTCGGGGATCGAATCCGCGACCATCCGCTCTCCGGGCGAACGCTCTAAATATTACATATTATATagtatatattattattgtCATTACTATTATTCATTTTCATATTAGTCTGTTTAAACTGCATTTTGTTGGAACTGAAAACCTATCATTTCCgttttacatatacatataagatTATTTCAATCATTGATAACACGTGTAGTAATTGCCGATGACAGAACATACCGAGAGAAGAAAGAATATGTGGACTATGCAACTACAACTTTGTTGGTGACGAATTCCATTATCTTTTTATATATCACAGTTGGGCCAATTTATCAACTCTTAGCAAGGTTATATCGCCTGTAAATTTTAAACTTAGCAAACGTTTATAACTTTTTATCTCTCACTTGTATACATTGTTACATAAATATCTCATCATGAcgcatgtttatatttatgtaccTTTGTACATTCTTTGCTCTTGCACCACCGATGGTGGCTTTATGAGAGTAAAGAAGATGAAGTTGAAGATGGATGTAGTGCTAATTTTACTAGACACCTCATTATATCCTGTGAGGTTTTCTCAGTTGCGCTGCATCTGGTGTATGTCATTAACAGCATGCGGTACAGTGTCTTTTCTAAAGAGTAATCTTTGTAACTGTTTATTGTAACACACTTGTTTTTTCGGTTATCGATTCATATGATTTTCAAATTGATTAGGCTGCAAACAAAATTATACGTTTCTCgtgcatatttttttaaagtgacGAGTACAGTtagactttaaaaaaaaaattctgatAGTAAAAAGTGACGagagaggaacacatttttattttctctcagaaatacgtCTTGggagtttagcacgtgttaatgaattgtagattcagtcacactcgttcttttTGTGGACACGTGGATGATAGGGACCCTGCCAAATCAAACTTTTTTTTAAGTGGCTATACAAACTTGCTACGCACACAAATGAAAGTGACACGccaatgcccgagaaacatttcacttttatttAGCCTTAATGGTCCAAACGCGCAATTCGTCTATTCTATAATTATGTGTGACTGGTGAAATGcaccgaataaagactttcCTGATTAGAAGAATAACTTTCATTACTCTTATTActaattgtttgaaaataaactTACTTCTTGTAATCGCTTTATTGTCAGATCACTTGGACATATCTTAATTAAGAAACACCTGTAATTAATCTACACTGTAATCTCATATGTAAGCATCTTTAGACCCCCAGCATCTCCAGTAGCCTCTCCCAAACAGATTTTACGGACCAGTGACTCCACGGTTCACAGTGACCCATCGAGAAATTACTCATGCGTGGGTAGACAATCTAGGTATACGACGGGGTTGTATAGTCAGGGCTTTAAAATTGCGCAATCTAGGTTGTAATCCTATAAACGGATGCTTTTCTTGTTTATGTTAAGTCATTGCGACACGGTCTAGTTCCCCAGCATCAAAATCTAGGTATTGCAATACCCTAGACCAAACAACAAACCTTATGTTATGTTTGATAACCATATAACCTCGTACTTCCCATGCCCCTTTATTATTCTCACTATTCATAAATGACATCGAATCACACCTTTACAGTCAAGGATGTACAGGTATTAATTTTGAACAATCTGCTGAAAAGAACATCACTGTTTGGatataatttataattttacTATATGCCGATGATGCTGTCTTGGTAAATGACAATCCCAATGATTTGCAGTTGTCTCTGAATTCATTTTATGACTACTGTAGTCAGTGGAGGTTAAAAGTAAATCTCTCTAAAACCAAAATCGTTGTATTCGGTAGTGGCCCTTCCCAAAAACTCGAAAAGAAGCTACATTTTACTTACGGGGGCGAACCAATCGAAATTGTTGATAGCTATACTTACCTTGGTATCAAGCTTCACCGTAATGGACGATTTGTAAATGCAATCAAAAGTCTTGTAGAAAATGCAACTAAAGCAATGTTCTCTCTTCTGAAAAGAGCACGTAATTTGAATCTACCTTTAGACTGTTTGATGTCAGCTTTCGACACAATGATAGCTCCCATATTAATGTATGGTTCAGAAATATGGGGTTATGAAAGCTTATTGTTAATtgaaaaaacacatttgaaatttcTAAAATACGCCAGTGGTCTTAGAAACTCAACTCCCAACTATATGGTATATGGAGAATTTGGAAGATATCCTCtatacattaaaatatataaaagaatTATCTCACTCTGGCATAAAATAGCTATAAACCCACTCAATATGAAACTGTCAACTATGTTATATAACTTTGTAACATCATCTTTACCGAACGTTGTAAACCAATTACAATGGTTTAAACGTGTTAAAGATATTTTAGATAATTGTGGACTTTCAGAAATATACAAAAACCCTTTTCTTTGCTCAACTGAATACTTGGTATCTAAAATAGAATTAACATTAAAAGACCAGTATCTACAATATTGGCATTTTGAACTGTCCTCCAGTTCCAAAGGTAAATTCTATCAAACTGTTAAAGACACTATATTATTTGATAACTATCTGTTTCTTcctaaagaaatatatataccgATTCTTAAATTCAAGCTGTCTAACCATAATCTACCCATCGAAACAGGACGCTGGTCCAATACTCCAAAAGAAAATAGACTTTGTAAACTTTGTGATTCTTTGTCTGTTGGGGACGAATTccattatctttttaaatgcgAAGCTCTTCTCCAACAGCGGGTGATGTACATCCCAGAATACTTCTATAAATGGCCAAATGCATTCAAACTAAAAAAACTATTCTCagtacagaaaacaaaacacattaaaaaccTCTCTAAGTTTTTGAATACTCTTTCTAGCATGCTCCACCCCGCTAGGCCGCTACCCGCCAGTCCGCGACGGGTAAATGACGAAACAGGACGCTGGTCCAATACTCCAAAAGAAAATAGACTTTGTAAACTTTGTGATTCTTTGTCTGTTGGGGACGAATTccattatctttttaaatgcgAAGCTCTTCTCCAACAGCGGGTGATGTACATCCCAGAATACTTCTATAAATGGCCAAATGCATTCAAACTAAAAAAACTATTCTCagtacagaaaacaaaacacattaaaaaccTCTCTAAGTTTTTGAATACTCTTTCTAGCATGCTCCACCCCGCTAGGCCGCTACCCGCCAGTCCGCGACGGGTAAATGACGTAATTCAGTACCGCTAGCCCGCTAAGCTGCTGTGCTGTTCTAATAATTTACTCCCTCTGTTACCGCTACAACTGATTAATGCAGACAACACCTCGGATAAGGAAAACTAAATTAAGATAATAAGATAAGCTCCACATTTAGTAGACCTCCGTTTGCCACAACACCACCTCAACCCATCTTTCTGAATTTTCgatttgtagaaaatatagttGTCCAAAACTGCAACCTGGTTTCCTCTAGCACCCGTCACAAATTCAACCTGTCTTTCCATTATTTCGGATTTCTGACAATATCCGAACATTGCAGCTTTTTAAACCCTCTCCATGATTTCTAACAAAACATTGCAgagtaatgaaaatgaaatgtacgtaacaaaacatactcatctttaccggaaatcataaaaataacatacgtaacaaaacatactcatctttaccggaaatcataaaaataacatacgtaacaaaacatactcatctttaccggaaatcataaaaataacatacgtaacaaaacatactcatctttaccggaaatcataaaaataacatacgtaacaaaacatactcatctttaccggaaatcataaaaataacatacgtaacaaaacatactcatctttaccggaaatcataaaaataacatacgtaacaaaacatactcatctttaccggaaatcataaaaataacatacgtaacaaaacatactcatctttaccggaaatcataaaaataacataccacCCGCCGTAAATCCCGCGATTGATTTATAGACCGTatatatacagacagacagacagacagacagacagacagacagacagacagacagacagacagacagacagacagacagacagacagacagacagacagacagacagacagacagacagacagacagacagacagacagacagacagacagacagacagacagacagacagacagacagacagacagacagacagacagacagacagacagacagacagacagacagacagacattttattcagtaataggccagtggcccaaaatacaaacataggtaTAATCAGAATTTACATGCGTTTATCTAAATACATCAGAATCTCTTATTTTcccaacattatataaaaataggcataagttttttataacatctatattttttgaggtcatattgtttataaaactgtgttgtgatatagggtgtttcaaatatttatccagaaacttttttcttatgtctaggtaggctttacaataaagtaaaacatgtatttcatcttcaattacATACAAATTCTTTTGATAGCAAAAGTGACAGAATCTTAAATCATAAGGGATATTGTTGTATCTGCCAGTCTCAGAACAAAGTTTATATTTGCCGCATctaaattttgttaaagaatTTCTCAAATATGGGGCAATATCTATAGAGAGATAAGATTCGACATTCAAGGTGGACTTAAAGAGTCCGTGTCTTACAACACTTAGTCTTCCTCATCTGAACGTCATTACTCTATCTTCCCCCTTGCCCTTCCCGCAATGCTAGTTCTAAATGAAGAAAGCCTAGATTTCGTCAGGTATCCGTCTCAATttaaaatgaattgtttgtttctgtcaaaattataatATTCAGAGACGAGTGTAAGTCTGTCTTACACATTAAAACACCCCAAAACACCACTGAGGGAGATATGGTTTGATGGTTAAGGTGGCTTACCAAGACGAATTAacaagtcccgggttcgactcccaaaCAATACAATAGGGATTCAGTTCATTTCTGGTATATCCCCGATATGATACTGCCGAACAAAATTCTAAAAGTGGCTGATATCCAACACACATGATATCCATTCACTCCAAATCTCACACTAACGGTATTACACGCTGTCAAGATATTTTACATTAAAACGCACAACCTTGGGtcgaaacctggaaaaaaactGACAGAGGAGGTATAAATTCTGGATGCATATGAAACAAGATTCATTTTATTTGAACCACTTGGAAGTACACAAATTCTTGTAAGACAGGTAAAGTATAAAGTTCACAGCACTCAGTTCTGCTATCAGCCATAAAGCATAAGAGGCTGTCAGGAAGCAGTAAATCTCTTGATGGTCACCGACTCAGTCAGATTGCCAAACGTTGTTGTTTAAAAACTACGCGTCGACGTTGAAACGAAGGAAGTTTATGGTggtttaaataaataaactatGTGTGTGACAGGTGAACAGATGTCGTTACACCTTTCTATGTAAGCTCAGTGTAAACAACAGCATTCGTGTACATTACAATGTTGGTTCCACAGTAAACAATGCCATGTTTCACAATCGGGCTTTAGCAAATCAACGCTATCCATGTATATTGTACTGTTGGGCTCGGACGTAAACAACGCTATCCATGtatgattcttcaaaggcatttagaagttggcgtagtaatacaagacacattttatgaatagcaacttcttgaaaataacgtcgtgaaaataaactcaagaagttgctatccataaaatgtgtccTGTATTGCTATCCATGTATATTGTACTGTTGGGCCCGGACGTAAACAGCGAAATCCATGTATATTGTACTGTTGGGCTCGGGCGTAAACAACGCTATCAATGTATATTGTACTGTTGGGCCCGGACGTAAACAACGCTatcaatgtatatttcattctACTGTAAACAACGATAACTATGTTCAATTCCATGTTGAGTCTACCGCAAACAATGACATCCACTGGGCCCTGCAGATAAGAATTTATGCACATACCTGTGTTGACCGTCACCAACAGCTTTTTCATATGTTTAACTACTGAATGACCTGTACACTTAGAAATGATATCAAGTATGCTACTCCAATATCTGTTTTTGCATTTGGTTCACTAGACAAAGGCATCgcaaaatataaatatcatacacacatatatgtaacTGATAATACACCGatatatgattgatatttatatCATATAAAACCACAAATACACTTCAgtcagagtgggtgagtgagattagtttaacgccacactcagcaatatatttggcggtggcctgtaaataatcaagaaatTGATAATTGAAGCTGCAAATTGTGAACACTTAATGACTTAATAGCCATTTTATGTGCTAAAACatgtaaatttaattttgatgAAAGGATGGAAACATTTACAATCCCGAGTTATATATTTTATGCTTTTAATATGTCCTCcacttgtgtatatgtatatgtctgtgggtatgcacacacacacacacacaaacacacacaaacacagacagacagacacgcgcacacacagagacacacacaaacacaggcacacatacacacacgcacgcacaggtgtatacatgtgtgtgtgcgcgcgcgcgtgcgtgtttTAACATTGTACATCGTTTAAACAGATAGTCTCTCATAACCACAAATCGAATGACTCATATACTTACTTCTATATGTCATACTCTACTATTTTATGCAAATGAGGAGAGACTCTCTGTCTGCCTAAAGTTGTTATGCACGTGGTGAACAATGTTCATGACTCAGCACGTTCAAAAACTGGCAACAAACATCCAGGCGTAACGTAGGAAAGAAATATTATGtggttaaaacatgtttttatctttTATTGTGTGTctcatgattttatttttaattattcTGTGCACTTTTATAAATGAATTGTATGTACAACTGTGTGCAGTTGGGATGAGGCGACAATAAACCACTGATTACATGTCTGACGATTTAGATAAAAATCCTTTGAACGGAGTTGTTTCTAAGGTAGTAGGACACACATTTTCTACCAAATGTAAGTGTGCAATGAAGCACCGAAATATGACATttgaacacaaaaacaaactggTCGGTTTGCTGGGGTATGTCCCAAAGGTTTCCATTGTCTTCCTTTCCTTTTTGTTcatgatgaacaaatatataaCTGTTTACACATGTGTACCTTCCATTGCAAGAAGTAGGTAGATTCCTTGTGTACATTTGCCATGACTGAAGTTGTGGAAATGATGGTGAAAACTGTCGTTTCCAACATTCTTAGAGCTTGCAAGTTTATGTAAGAAACTGAATAATTCACTACTCATCGACTGAGTGAACGAAACTCACTAAACTCGCTGGCACACATGTCAGTCCGCCGGttcacatatttcatatttcattgccTGAGTGAACGCGAGTCACATTTTGTAGAAAACCATTGTCGTAATCCCTGAAAACGACACCGTTGTCACAACATCAACCATAAAAGGAGTTTTCCCTTCGTTTATGCCgaagaacatttcaatataaatgTAACATCGTCCGTCGTCATTTACCATGAATGAGAGAGAAAGGTTTTTCGCCATTTTTTGAATGTTCCAGCAATGGGGCCAGAAATGGGGTTAACACCTATTATTCCCATATTGGAATTCCAATCCAGATCCTCGGCGATCATCCGTTTAGTTGTCCTGGgacagtccagtggttaaagcgttcacccgagttcaattctccacatgggcacagtgtgtgaagctcatttctggtaccCTCGagtgatattattggaatattgttaaaagagacgttatactaaactcactcactattttggTGATGTCGAAAGTTCATTGTTTCTGTACCAAGGCGAAACCGTaacataaaattatttaatTTTAAACACAACCCCCAAACCAATAAGTTAATGATATCAGAATATACAATTTCACACCACGGTAAATCATGCACAtgcagaatgtgattcttaacaCAGAGCGCTAATCGGATTATAATGCAGTTTATTTACACTGAAAGAGACTCTGTACAAAGTAACCCGTTTCAGAAATGTCTTAAGCGAGTTTCATATCAACATACTTGTCCAGTCTGTCTCCTCGTTTGATGTCATGAAACAGCGATTTCGGCATTGTCATTTTCTGCATGTTGTCTTGGAACaattttatcaaaataatattaaGACTGGACTGGTCAAACCTGTGACACTTATTATACCCCCTTACCTTAACATTACACTTTAACATTTTGTGCGATCCCTCAGGACACATACAGTCCGGTGCAAAAGCACATGACACCCACGGAGCAACGATGGCTTCTCTCACAAAACGGTCGTTTGCTAATCCAATAAAGTTAGCCTCAAATTCCCAATACGGTGAGAAATGACATGAACGCTCCCCATAATATTCCATCATCTTTGGAGCGAAGTGTTGACCGAGAGCGCGGATTATTTTGGACATCATTACACCACTGGCTTTGATCTGTTTCAGCAACGGCATCATGTTTGTGTTGGTAAAGCGGGTAGAGGCATCTGCCCATAGGAGGATGTCAGATACGGGTAGGTTTGCAGAGATAATGATAGGCTTCCAGATGTAACACTTAAGCCGCCGAAGCCTCTTTGGAAACGACTCAAATGGAAAATCTCGAACTTCACATTGACAAAGATTTTCCATATTAGCTCGCTGCTCGGAAGTCATCCCAAGGTCGTACATGACAAAATGGAAATCGATGTTAGACATTGCGGGAAACATGATTTCTTGGACATTCTTTAAGAACACAAGAGACTCCATGAAATGATTATCCGATGTTGCGCTGACCAGGACTACTTTATGGTGGTGTGTTCGCTTTCTCATACTGAATATTGCATCAATGTACACTTCTGGTACGCGGTACTGGGAGTCGATGAACTCCCTAAGATTGGTATCATTCACACTCTTTACCTGTCCAGTACAATTTGTATCAATACATGGGTATTCAGGGTTCAGACCTTCTCGACAGTTACTGGCTCGAGTGACTTTCACCTCGGGTATGTCCGTCTGTCGCTCCCTGGTTAATCTTTTCGCGAACATTGCCTCCAAACTGTCCTCCTCGTTGGTCGTATCATCAACAATGTCTGTATTATCCTTAATGAATTTAAGCGCAGACTTGTGGTCACTTCCTCGTAAGTCGATCAACACGTTGCTACTGAAAGCACTTCGAAACCTGCTGCATGACAAGAGGTGAAGCACTTGCCATATTATCATACACACAGCGAACGTAAAAAGGTACTTGGTTTTTATCTTGACTGTACTATTGAACAGTTTCATTTTGGCAGGTGAGGTACAAGCCTTGGTTTGGAAACCTCAGTCCTCAACAAAGTCCTGGTCCCGTGTAGCGAATATTATCTCTGTCAGCCAACTGCGATACGACCTAAACAACTTGTACGAACAATAAAGGCGTGGTTGAATGAAGGTCACGTGATCAGATTATACTGTCTCGAGTAAGTGACGCCCCCGTCCGAAATCCTGCTTACAACCTGTCTAACAGCTAAATTTGAGACACAACAGAACAAACCAACCTTGAGTTGTCTGTAATTTG
The nucleotide sequence above comes from Haliotis asinina isolate JCU_RB_2024 chromosome 5, JCU_Hal_asi_v2, whole genome shotgun sequence. Encoded proteins:
- the LOC137284122 gene encoding uncharacterized protein; translation: MKLFNSTVKIKTKYLFTFAVCMIIWQVLHLLSCSRFRSAFSSNVLIDLRGSDHKSALKFIKDNTDIVDDTTNEEDSLEAMFAKRLTRERQTDIPEVKVTRASNCREGLNPEYPCIDTNCTGQVKSVNDTNLREFIDSQYRVPEVYIDAIFSMRKRTHHHKVVLVSATSDNHFMESLVFLKNVQEIMFPAMSNIDFHFVMYDLGMTSEQRANMENLCQCEVRDFPFESFPKRLRRLKCYIWKPIIISANLPVSDILLWADASTRFTNTNMMPLLKQIKASGVMMSKIIRALGQHFAPKMMEYYGERSCHFSPYWEFEANFIGLANDRFVREAIVAPWVSCAFAPDCMCPEGSHKMLKCNVKVRGYNKCHRFDQSSLNIILIKLFQDNMQKMTMPKSLFHDIKRGDRLDKYVDMKLA